The sequence below is a genomic window from Candidatus Cloacimonadota bacterium.
AAGGAGATTTTGGAGTAAAACTGCCGGTTACCGGTTTCAAAGAACTCAAAGATCTCAAGATCTCTTTCAATCGCATGTCGGAAGAATTGGAAACAACTCAGAAGAAACTGATTAGAGCCGAAAAAGAAAGCATTTGGAAAGAACTTTCCCGCATTTTAGCTCATGAGATCAAAAATCCCCTCACACCTATTCAGCTGACTGTGCAAAGACTGGAAGAAAAATTTGAATTTGATAAAAATAAATTTGACTCGATTTTTTCAGAATCCATAAAAATTATCAATCAGGAGATCGAAAATCTGCAGAAGCTGGCTTATTCATTTTCCAGTTTTGCCAAAAACATAGAACCTGATTTTTCCATTTTTAACCTTAAACATGCACTTAAAGAAATTTTGCAATCCTATACACATCGATTTGATATTGAATTCATCTGTCCTGAAAAACTTACGATTGAATTTGATAGAACTCATTTTTATCAGATCATTACAAACATCCTCCAAAATGCCATCGATGCTTCTCCGGAAAATCCTGAAATTGAAATAAAAGTAGCTCAAAACGAAGAAAATTTAGAAATTTCCATAAATGATAATGGTGTAGGAATTTCTGAAGAACATGTAAATAAAATATTTGAACCATATTATACGAAAAAGAAGAAAGGCACCGGGCTTGGACTTGCTTTAGTAAAGAAACTTATTGATATCAACGAAGCCGAAATAGAAGTAAACAGCAAGTTAAATGTTGGTACAGAATTTATTATAACAATCAAGGAAAGAGGAAAAGATGAGAGTATTGATAATTGATGATGAAATGAATATCTGTTTAACTTTAAAAAATATCATGGAAGATGAGAAATATGACTGTGAATATGCCTTGAACAGCAAAAATGGTTTGGAAAAAGTAGATTCATTTCATCCTGATATAATTTTATTGGACGTTAGACTGGACGGAGCAAATGGGATCGATGTATTAAAACAGATAAAGGAAAATAATCCTAATATTATCGTGATAATGATCTCCGGTCATAGCGGCA
It includes:
- a CDS encoding HAMP domain-containing histidine kinase, coding for MKVKISLRALVITLFLVLYLSSLIFINAFFIQKHRESGEAFQSLQFDESLSQLAFQTKTDSLQAKELLRKFNSSRAASEMIRHEAQIYSTGFLFVLMLISVTTFIIVFYVITKPLKEMQSATVKIRKGDFGVKLPVTGFKELKDLKISFNRMSEELETTQKKLIRAEKESIWKELSRILAHEIKNPLTPIQLTVQRLEEKFEFDKNKFDSIFSESIKIINQEIENLQKLAYSFSSFAKNIEPDFSIFNLKHALKEILQSYTHRFDIEFICPEKLTIEFDRTHFYQIITNILQNAIDASPENPEIEIKVAQNEENLEISINDNGVGISEEHVNKIFEPYYTKKKKGTGLGLALVKKLIDINEAEIEVNSKLNVGTEFIITIKERGKDESIDN